The following are encoded in a window of Caldicellulosiruptor danielii genomic DNA:
- a CDS encoding SpoIID/LytB domain-containing protein — protein MIKKLLSGALAAVFFVLFSSINISPSFSQTLIPEWIRIGVFYTDIYKKSSPVDSVKIEAKGSLFLAISDDKNYVTIADTKKNSLTVSKDVYKKNGQEGPNYHVAVGRYISYKTAEESLKGFSSFKDAFVGFVNGGYSILIGSFDNINDTKKLAAQLSGATLFSSETMLLVKDDTGKILFGFDGQSTRFLMLIPQKQNGIERIKIGDRWFRGRVEFKRIKGSDMTVINVTKLEEYLYGVIRMEIDPLWPVEAVKAFAVIARTYAVRNLGRHQSIGFDLCPTDHCQVYGGAVDGTYGEKQAIAAVDATRGEIITYKGSPIDAVYFSSTGGIPTEDSENVWKYPVEYLRSVDNSKEAKNSKSSWIFQFTKDEIKNMLKKRNIDIGDILDIQALEYTKAGRVLKLKIVGTQGEYECQKEATRLLFGLYSQAYTIATDADVTVVDKNGKVKKVRISGQKILFEDGSVKKAEAIGQVQNFEVTEKLLPQTAESVYLSTYDEVYQSEDVSGLDGNQQTYSQQYIDVVNPDGSIDKVPLVPTTYTFNGKGWGHGVGMSQWGAKGLADSGYNYKQIIKHYYTGVEIEKR, from the coding sequence ATGATTAAAAAACTTCTGAGCGGGGCTTTAGCAGCTGTCTTTTTCGTACTTTTTTCTTCAATTAATATATCACCCTCATTTTCACAGACTCTAATTCCGGAGTGGATAAGAATAGGTGTTTTTTATACTGATATATACAAAAAATCAAGCCCGGTAGATTCTGTAAAAATTGAGGCAAAAGGAAGCCTTTTTTTGGCTATTTCTGATGACAAAAACTATGTTACAATTGCGGATACCAAAAAAAATAGTCTTACAGTTTCAAAGGATGTATACAAAAAGAATGGCCAGGAAGGTCCAAATTATCATGTGGCAGTTGGAAGGTATATTTCATACAAAACGGCAGAGGAGAGCCTGAAAGGTTTTTCTTCATTCAAAGATGCCTTTGTGGGGTTTGTAAATGGTGGGTATAGCATATTGATAGGAAGCTTTGACAATATAAACGATACAAAAAAACTGGCAGCACAACTTTCTGGCGCAACCCTTTTTTCTTCAGAGACCATGTTGCTTGTAAAAGATGACACTGGCAAAATACTTTTTGGATTCGACGGGCAGAGTACAAGGTTTTTGATGCTAATTCCGCAAAAACAGAATGGAATTGAGAGAATAAAGATAGGTGATAGATGGTTTAGGGGAAGAGTTGAGTTTAAAAGAATAAAAGGTAGTGATATGACAGTTATAAATGTCACAAAGCTTGAAGAGTATCTGTATGGTGTTATCAGAATGGAGATTGACCCGCTGTGGCCAGTAGAAGCTGTAAAGGCGTTTGCTGTGATTGCCCGAACATATGCTGTGAGAAACCTTGGCAGGCACCAGTCAATTGGTTTTGACCTGTGCCCGACAGACCACTGTCAGGTATATGGCGGTGCGGTCGATGGCACATATGGTGAAAAGCAGGCAATTGCAGCTGTTGACGCAACAAGAGGTGAGATTATAACATACAAAGGCAGTCCAATTGACGCTGTGTATTTTTCGTCAACAGGCGGCATTCCCACTGAGGATTCTGAAAATGTTTGGAAGTATCCTGTTGAATATTTGAGGTCTGTTGACAACTCTAAAGAGGCAAAAAATTCAAAGTCGTCGTGGATATTTCAGTTTACCAAAGATGAAATAAAAAATATGCTCAAAAAGAGGAACATAGACATTGGCGATATTTTGGATATTCAGGCTCTTGAGTACACAAAAGCAGGAAGAGTGTTGAAGCTAAAAATTGTGGGCACGCAAGGCGAATATGAGTGTCAAAAAGAAGCAACGCGGCTTTTATTTGGTCTTTACAGCCAGGCATATACAATTGCAACAGATGCAGATGTTACTGTGGTTGATAAAAATGGAAAGGTGAAAAAAGTGAGAATAAGCGGTCAAAAGATTTTGTTCGAAGATGGAAGTGTAAAAAAAGCCGAGGCTATTGGTCAGGTACAGAATTTTGAGGTGACTGAAAAGCTTTTGCCACAAACTGCTGAAAGTGTGTATCTTTCGACATATGATGAGGTGTACCAGTCTGAAGATGTTAGTGGTCTTGATGGTAACCAGCAGACATATTCCCAGCAGTATATTGATGTAGTAAATCCAGATGGTAGCATTGACAAAGTGCCACTAGTTCCTACCACTTACACATTCAATGGCAAGGGCTGGGGACACGGTGTTGGGATGAGCCAGTGGGGTGCAAAAGGCCTTGCTGACAGTGGGTACAACTATAAACAAATTATAAAACACTATTACACAGGAGTTGAGATTGAGAAAAGATGA
- a CDS encoding TIGR02677 family protein: MTQFTIPLFSQMKQFKYLTEPNAERYRTIMRFCFLSHMQYKNRLTKDEIYSFLKTLPNFSDYTEDMCEQDLKSLVDWGNLKSTQDTSKTATLQEFKNKRFLYELTSIGLRIERFLFELENSQETKAELNPKHIEKIYRLLLSVDLVLKDPQKQAVDWWDELTGAFEEIENSYTEYISMLTSSEYESLMIKEKFLEYKSKLLHYLYNFHDIFQNYLPGIRSLFLNLPQYRVDELLMYIIQAEKEHPKNIFRDSSTIEGYIKGRWQNIKDWFVSPNGQAERLLEQIQQIIRKVSSYAARLSESSTLKVNRTEEYKHLAKLFSNLDISECHKLSAVVFGVMCPKYITGDFPRATESTAIGILDLPGFKVPLKSRGRLIREKSKVVPASEFSEEKKKRFEEYKKKIEEENELLQSLLEGNKIEFEKLPVITPEVRKRLFVWLSRGLSSKVANTDSGKKFKVLIPQDDRRCILECTDGKMDMPAYVIEFVDK, from the coding sequence ATGACACAATTTACAATACCTCTTTTTTCACAGATGAAACAATTTAAATATCTCACAGAGCCAAATGCAGAAAGGTACAGAACCATTATGAGGTTTTGCTTTTTGAGCCATATGCAGTACAAAAACAGGCTCACAAAGGATGAGATATACAGCTTTTTGAAGACACTTCCAAATTTTTCTGACTATACAGAGGATATGTGCGAGCAGGACCTCAAAAGCCTTGTTGACTGGGGAAATCTCAAGTCCACCCAGGATACATCAAAAACAGCCACTTTGCAGGAGTTCAAAAACAAGAGGTTTTTGTACGAGCTTACCTCAATTGGGCTCAGGATAGAAAGGTTTTTGTTCGAGCTTGAAAATTCACAGGAGACAAAAGCAGAGCTAAACCCAAAACACATAGAAAAGATATACAGGCTTTTGCTTAGCGTTGATCTGGTTTTAAAAGATCCGCAAAAACAGGCAGTTGATTGGTGGGATGAATTAACAGGCGCATTTGAGGAAATAGAAAATAGTTATACTGAATACATTTCTATGCTGACATCCTCTGAGTATGAAAGCCTGATGATAAAAGAAAAGTTTTTGGAATACAAGTCAAAGCTTTTGCATTACCTTTACAATTTTCATGATATATTTCAAAATTATCTGCCAGGAATAAGATCTCTTTTTTTGAACCTGCCACAGTACAGGGTTGATGAGCTTTTGATGTACATAATTCAGGCAGAAAAAGAACATCCGAAAAATATATTCAGAGATAGCAGCACAATAGAGGGGTACATCAAAGGCAGATGGCAGAATATAAAAGATTGGTTTGTCAGCCCAAACGGGCAGGCAGAAAGGCTTCTTGAGCAGATTCAGCAGATAATTAGAAAGGTTTCAAGTTATGCAGCAAGGCTTTCAGAGTCCTCAACACTTAAAGTAAACAGAACAGAGGAGTATAAGCATTTGGCAAAACTGTTTTCAAATCTTGACATATCAGAGTGTCATAAGTTGTCTGCTGTTGTATTTGGCGTGATGTGTCCAAAATATATCACAGGTGACTTTCCAAGAGCCACCGAGTCAACAGCTATTGGCATTCTTGACCTTCCAGGTTTTAAAGTGCCTTTGAAATCACGGGGAAGATTAATAAGAGAAAAGAGCAAGGTGGTTCCTGCAAGCGAGTTTTCTGAAGAAAAGAAGAAGAGGTTTGAAGAGTACAAAAAGAAGATTGAAGAAGAAAATGAACTTTTGCAAAGTCTCCTTGAAGGAAACAAAATAGAGTTTGAAAAGCTTCCTGTGATTACACCAGAGGTCAGAAAAAGACTTTTTGTGTGGCTGTCACGAGGGCTTAGCAGCAAAGTGGCAAACACTGACTCTGGCAAAAAGTTTAAAGTCTTAATACCTCAGGATGACAGAAGATGTATCCTGGAGTGCACTGATGGCAAGATGGACATGCCAGCGTATGTCATTGAGTTTGTTGATAAATAA
- a CDS encoding TrkH family potassium uptake protein has product MDKSMFKSEHIELRHVLYMTGKTLSAIGFVEIIAIITSLLYKEWNMAFNLMIGTGLFFVVSFIFIFIGRDTKDQRFSWGAGMSMVGLTWALGGLISAIPPYLSGHFASYLDAFFEVMSGYTTTGLVLIQDLDHAPMGLNMWRHLITYIGGQGMVLMTLSFLASGMRGLLKVYMGEARDEQIFPNVIHTARIIWFVSLLYLVLGTAALTITGVLIGLPLDMAFFRGLWMFLGGWDTAGFAPQSQNAMYFHSTSYEIISMMIMLLGTINFALHYFILSGNYKEGIRNAEIKSLFVTITSLSVLGIIALKVVYSTPIIAFRKVFYHFVSAHTGTGFATLYSQQFFYEWSDAAIILIVIAMLAGGSVCSTAGGIKALRIAILANALVNDIKKMIRPDSAVVVEKFHHLKEVTLQDRHVRNASIIVLLYIVTFTIGTLAGTFYGYPLKQAMFESASALGNVGLSSGITQPSMPDGLKVIYIFMMWVGRLEFMSVIALFAFLFKEAKEG; this is encoded by the coding sequence ATGGACAAGTCTATGTTTAAAAGCGAGCATATAGAGCTAAGGCATGTCCTTTATATGACAGGAAAAACTCTGAGCGCGATTGGGTTTGTTGAAATAATTGCTATAATCACATCGCTTTTGTACAAAGAGTGGAATATGGCGTTTAACCTAATGATTGGCACAGGACTATTTTTTGTGGTGAGTTTTATTTTTATCTTCATCGGTAGAGACACCAAAGACCAGCGGTTTTCATGGGGCGCAGGCATGAGCATGGTAGGGCTGACATGGGCGCTGGGTGGATTGATTTCAGCCATACCACCCTATCTTTCAGGTCATTTTGCTTCGTACTTAGATGCATTTTTTGAAGTGATGAGTGGGTATACAACAACTGGCCTTGTTTTAATCCAAGACCTTGACCATGCACCAATGGGGCTTAATATGTGGCGACACTTAATCACTTACATTGGCGGACAAGGCATGGTGCTCATGACCTTGAGCTTTTTAGCCTCCGGGATGCGCGGGCTTTTAAAAGTTTACATGGGCGAGGCAAGAGATGAGCAAATTTTCCCAAATGTCATTCACACTGCAAGAATAATCTGGTTTGTAAGCCTTTTGTATTTGGTTCTGGGCACAGCGGCACTTACAATAACCGGGGTTTTAATTGGTCTTCCTCTTGATATGGCATTTTTCAGGGGTCTTTGGATGTTTTTGGGCGGCTGGGACACAGCCGGGTTTGCACCTCAATCTCAAAATGCAATGTATTTTCATAGTACATCATACGAAATTATTAGTATGATGATAATGCTTTTAGGAACAATAAACTTTGCTCTGCACTATTTTATTCTGAGCGGAAATTACAAAGAAGGAATCAGAAACGCTGAGATAAAAAGTTTGTTTGTGACAATAACATCCCTAAGCGTCTTAGGAATAATTGCTCTCAAGGTAGTTTATTCAACACCAATTATTGCTTTTAGAAAGGTATTTTACCACTTTGTATCTGCTCACACAGGAACAGGTTTTGCAACCCTCTATTCACAGCAGTTTTTCTATGAGTGGTCAGATGCTGCTATTATACTCATTGTAATAGCAATGCTTGCTGGCGGATCTGTTTGCTCAACAGCAGGTGGTATCAAAGCACTCAGAATTGCAATCTTGGCAAATGCTCTTGTGAATGACATTAAAAAGATGATTCGACCTGACTCTGCAGTTGTTGTCGAAAAATTTCATCACCTAAAAGAGGTTACTCTGCAAGACAGGCATGTGAGAAATGCATCTATTATTGTGCTTTTGTACATTGTAACATTTACTATTGGCACTTTGGCTGGCACTTTTTATGGGTACCCTTTAAAACAGGCAATGTTTGAGTCTGCTTCCGCCTTAGGCAATGTTGGACTCTCAAGCGGAATTACCCAACCTTCCATGCCAGATGGTTTGAAAGTGATTTACATCTTTATGATGTGGGTTGGAAGGCTTGAATTTATGTCTGTAATTGCGCTTTTTGCATTCTTATTTAAAGAGGCAAAGGAAGGATAG
- the queA gene encoding tRNA preQ1(34) S-adenosylmethionine ribosyltransferase-isomerase QueA, producing the protein MRKWKLSDFHYDLPEELIAQKPVEPRDSSRLMVIHPDGRIEHRIFRDIIEYLNEGDCLVLNNSKVIPARLIGQREDTGSFIEFLLVKRLSIDTWEVMTRPGKKARKGRRFVFGDGRLKAEVLHVNQEEGTRIVRFEYEGVFEDILESLGEIPLPPYIKEKLENVERYQTVYSKIPGSAAAPTAGLHFTEELLERISQKGVQILYVTLHVGLGTFKPVKVENIEEHKMHEEYYEISEDVAERINEAKKLGKRVIAVGTTSCRVLESAAVEKGLVKAQKGWTDIFIYPGYEFKILDGLVTNFHLPDTTLMMLVCAFGGYERIMNAYKVAVDERYRFFSFGDAMLILNK; encoded by the coding sequence ATGAGAAAGTGGAAACTCAGCGACTTTCACTATGACCTGCCAGAAGAACTGATAGCACAAAAACCAGTTGAGCCGCGAGACTCTTCGCGGCTTATGGTAATTCACCCTGATGGCAGAATAGAACACAGGATATTTCGTGATATTATAGAATATTTAAATGAAGGTGACTGCTTGGTTCTTAACAACTCGAAAGTAATTCCAGCGCGTTTGATAGGCCAGCGAGAAGACACAGGCAGTTTTATTGAGTTTTTGCTTGTAAAAAGACTCAGCATAGATACATGGGAAGTTATGACCCGCCCTGGCAAAAAGGCGCGAAAAGGAAGAAGATTTGTGTTTGGAGATGGAAGACTAAAGGCCGAGGTTCTTCATGTAAACCAAGAAGAAGGCACAAGAATTGTCAGGTTTGAGTATGAAGGTGTATTTGAAGATATTTTAGAAAGCCTTGGGGAGATTCCGCTTCCACCTTATATAAAAGAAAAGCTTGAAAATGTAGAAAGATACCAGACGGTGTACAGCAAAATTCCAGGGTCTGCTGCTGCTCCAACTGCAGGGCTTCACTTTACAGAGGAACTGCTTGAAAGAATTTCTCAAAAAGGTGTTCAGATTCTCTATGTTACACTTCATGTTGGGCTTGGCACATTTAAGCCTGTAAAGGTTGAGAATATTGAAGAGCACAAGATGCACGAAGAGTACTATGAAATATCTGAAGATGTGGCAGAGAGGATAAATGAGGCAAAAAAACTTGGCAAAAGAGTAATTGCGGTTGGTACAACCTCATGTAGGGTTTTAGAGTCAGCAGCAGTTGAAAAAGGCTTGGTAAAAGCACAAAAAGGTTGGACAGATATTTTCATATACCCAGGTTATGAGTTTAAAATTTTAGATGGGCTTGTTACAAACTTTCATCTTCCAGATACAACCTTGATGATGCTTGTTTGTGCATTTGGCGGGTATGAGAGGATAATGAATGCATACAAAGTAGCTGTTGATGAGCGTTATAGGTTTTTTAGCTTTGGAGATGCCATGTTGATACTTAATAAGTAA
- a CDS encoding potassium channel family protein produces MYIIVVGCGKVGSTLAKSLSDEGHDVVVIDSDAKNFERLGPDFNGMKIQGVVIDEDVLKQAGIEKADALAAVTPDDSTNIMAAQIAEEIYNVPKVIARIYDPLREDIFHSLGLETICPTTLAVEYIKSILLSREIRHKHRFGKDDVFFKYITPKRDNIGKGLDKIILPENCYLFGIIRNEHFYFKNKNIKLQENDIMVVAEKKVNA; encoded by the coding sequence TTGTATATAATAGTTGTGGGGTGCGGAAAAGTAGGTTCAACCTTAGCTAAGTCTCTTTCTGATGAAGGGCATGACGTTGTTGTGATAGACTCTGACGCTAAAAACTTTGAAAGACTTGGCCCTGACTTTAACGGTATGAAAATTCAGGGGGTTGTAATTGACGAGGATGTTCTAAAGCAGGCAGGAATAGAAAAAGCTGACGCGCTTGCGGCAGTTACTCCTGATGACAGTACAAACATAATGGCTGCTCAGATTGCAGAAGAGATTTACAATGTACCAAAGGTAATAGCAAGGATTTATGACCCGCTCAGAGAAGACATCTTTCACTCTCTTGGACTTGAAACAATCTGTCCTACAACCTTGGCTGTTGAGTATATAAAATCAATCCTTCTTTCGCGCGAGATAAGGCATAAGCACAGGTTCGGCAAAGACGATGTATTTTTCAAGTACATCACTCCAAAGAGAGATAACATTGGAAAAGGTCTGGACAAAATAATTCTCCCTGAAAACTGTTATCTTTTTGGGATAATTCGAAATGAACATTTTTACTTTAAGAATAAGAATATAAAGCTCCAAGAAAATGATATTATGGTAGTTGCTGAGAAGAAGGTGAATGCATGA
- a CDS encoding TIGR02678 family protein, with protein sequence MARWTCQRMSLSLLINNKNLCERRKSENMSNLLKLLENFWILKEEDSETFYQLKNLDKETREFIVKNLGLKFITTSNMVKLEKVPLVPKEYMGVLDFEQPRDYAFLCLVLAFLEDKGVEEQFLLSNITEYIRMNFPDEEIDWTLYSNRRSLIRVLKFCEKMKMIRIDDGNQEEFAENSEAEVLYESTGISRYFMRVFPKSITEYSSWQEILNSEFEFANGISQPISDIKRIKAYRGLVVDGSVGFENEDELLYIKRQKVNITAELEKHLPEASFHIFKSFAFLAISESYKNTYPDDSNLCDILLLVSSQLLSKIEKGEYSLNPANETMEIHINALRSVLEDVQKQYKNFWNKEWREKSLDKVFDEFLKFLCELGFAKLQEDGFVVIYPIYLKVVGEYQASDEAEESI encoded by the coding sequence ATGGCAAGATGGACATGCCAGCGTATGTCATTGAGTTTGTTGATAAATAACAAAAACCTTTGCGAAAGAAGGAAGAGCGAAAATATGAGCAATCTTTTGAAGCTTCTTGAGAATTTTTGGATATTGAAAGAAGAGGATAGTGAGACCTTTTACCAGCTAAAAAATCTTGATAAAGAGACAAGAGAATTCATTGTGAAAAACCTGGGTCTGAAATTTATAACAACTTCAAACATGGTAAAGCTTGAAAAGGTGCCACTTGTACCAAAAGAGTATATGGGAGTGCTTGATTTTGAACAGCCGCGGGACTATGCATTTTTGTGCCTTGTGCTTGCCTTTTTGGAAGACAAAGGGGTGGAAGAGCAGTTTTTGCTTTCCAACATCACAGAGTATATCAGGATGAACTTTCCAGATGAAGAGATTGACTGGACACTCTACTCAAACAGACGATCACTTATCAGAGTGCTTAAATTTTGTGAGAAGATGAAAATGATAAGAATTGACGATGGGAATCAGGAAGAGTTTGCAGAAAATAGTGAAGCAGAGGTGCTTTACGAGTCGACAGGGATTTCACGATATTTTATGAGGGTGTTTCCAAAGAGTATTACTGAGTACAGCAGCTGGCAGGAGATTTTGAACAGTGAATTTGAGTTTGCAAATGGAATTTCACAGCCCATATCAGATATCAAAAGGATTAAAGCATACAGGGGGCTTGTTGTTGATGGCAGTGTCGGTTTTGAAAATGAGGATGAGCTTTTGTATATAAAACGTCAAAAGGTTAACATTACAGCAGAGCTTGAAAAACATCTGCCAGAGGCAAGTTTTCATATATTCAAGTCTTTTGCGTTTTTGGCAATAAGCGAGAGCTATAAAAATACCTATCCTGACGATAGCAACCTCTGCGACATTCTTCTTTTGGTCTCAAGCCAGCTTTTGTCAAAGATAGAGAAAGGTGAATACAGCCTTAATCCTGCAAATGAGACTATGGAGATTCACATAAATGCTTTGAGGTCCGTTTTAGAAGATGTGCAAAAGCAATACAAAAACTTTTGGAACAAAGAATGGCGAGAAAAAAGCCTTGATAAAGTGTTTGATGAGTTTTTAAAGTTTTTGTGCGAACTTGGATTTGCAAAACTGCAGGAAGACGGGTTTGTTGTAATCTATCCAATTTATCTGAAAGTGGTTGGCGAGTACCAGGCTTCAGATGAGGCTGAAGAGAGTATTTAA
- a CDS encoding potassium channel family protein translates to MRVVIVGGGKVGYFLTKLLAERGKYHITVIEEQPELCRKVAEEFSNVTVIEGDGTSLDTLSDAKVHKCDFFIAVTGKDEDNLIACQLAKRVFEVKRTIARANNPKNINVMKRLGVDNVISSTDIIAKIIEHEVEIEPLSVLATLKNGEIIVFQTVVQKNSPAAYKKIAEVPFPKESIIGAIIRENETFVPSGDSVILPGDTLLVIINERDRGQFKKLISSK, encoded by the coding sequence ATGAGAGTTGTCATTGTTGGCGGTGGAAAGGTAGGATATTTTTTGACAAAGCTTTTAGCAGAAAGAGGAAAGTATCATATCACTGTGATTGAAGAGCAGCCAGAGCTTTGCAGAAAAGTTGCTGAAGAGTTTTCAAATGTAACTGTGATAGAAGGAGACGGAACTTCGCTTGACACACTTTCTGATGCAAAGGTTCACAAATGTGACTTTTTCATTGCAGTAACAGGAAAGGACGAAGACAACCTAATAGCATGCCAGCTTGCAAAAAGAGTGTTTGAGGTCAAAAGAACAATTGCAAGGGCGAACAATCCAAAAAACATCAATGTAATGAAGCGGCTTGGAGTGGACAATGTCATATCATCAACAGATATTATCGCAAAGATTATAGAGCATGAGGTGGAGATAGAACCTTTATCTGTTCTTGCAACACTCAAAAATGGTGAAATCATAGTGTTCCAGACAGTTGTGCAGAAAAATTCACCTGCTGCATACAAAAAGATTGCAGAAGTTCCATTCCCAAAGGAGAGTATAATAGGTGCAATAATAAGAGAAAATGAGACATTTGTTCCATCTGGTGACAGTGTAATTCTACCTGGTGATACGCTCTTGGTCATCATCAATGAAAGGGATAGGGGCCAATTTAAAAAGCTCATTTCTTCAAAGTGA